One part of the Suncus etruscus isolate mSunEtr1 chromosome 2, mSunEtr1.pri.cur, whole genome shotgun sequence genome encodes these proteins:
- the LOC126001916 gene encoding zinc finger protein 318-like: MSHKQYMPIPSTVLRKSSSATMSKPAPLNTFLSIKSSGTTAKPLPVVKESSPEQLLPPDIISKAFGGEEVLLKGSPEEKKVLAEKKEPSHMPEQILPPPPPPPPPPPPPPLPTVIPHPAAPTSTQVDATLTPTQSSPAVSQPLSPDFLDLNILNSVLPVAIMASAQPTAIPSDETAPGVSENDKDQDVFSVLVRPPPPLSSVFSEQAKKLEKRNSCLATANAKDLYDIFYSSGGKGTTETKLSSGSLANGENPNLLKVGNSDTSAIATLNSCISQEKFTPDESLDSVPLVSKHEKSVKKTTLVSLEKWSVVEHIDSNSKESRYRFLQPLTRLCQSRPYEAVAQTTDTMAIWTSSSLENDASRDVSPEVKNELDVGAPGPPDTEPAHQLLDIHSHTMESQKLVEAHLLKSGDQEEKRQELQKSKDYRENEEKTNTVLKERGQRPSERSIGEGTGINIGPNNTADSNLNHEKKSVSEREAQVTDKKAEQSKTLMTGSKIQSSVRIELTAQTLSSSQVKIDSFPSETRSLLQNPQVKVFKSLAPELLLQSSAKPPMCLIDHIKEKGVSANNIEWSENSLLEPASKISRYKSLKLKKERSKGFLGKMMLELTVSEEKRKKPEIWGCPEKSEAEALELQGIHPELTVTVEGKPLENSEITDLKVKELAALRYLGNVGINFHNTQVENTTHKSSTSLSQKICEENSPSYVGHNPNTLTDFESIPSFSAFHSDSPKTLVLNIGTEGEQNSSNPRNGRITRNILKTALPIENVDLDLGRLEGTHQAFDLLAGGMMPKEEEGTEAKKQDSFRLKSQTMSSAGLGPSPCLPDLVDFVTRTSVVQKEKICSLSEPGGPPECNSPENASVRQVTMPQVDDSYLNMGECLASISPTRQQVVRSNMFPRDTPVRGAAVDAIQDYEEPSVHK, translated from the coding sequence ATGTCCCACAAACAGTATATGCCTATCCCATCCACAGTGCTCCGTAAGTCCAGCTCAGCCACAATGAGCAAACCAGCTCCTCTTAATACTTTTCTCTCAATCAAGTCCTCTGGAACCACTGCTAAGCCTCTACCAGTTGTTAAAGAGTCATCACCTGAACAACTTCTACCTCCTGATATCATCTCCAAAGCATTTGGAGGGGAAGAGGTGCTTCTAAAAGGGTCTCCAGAGGAAAAAAAGGTACTGGCTGAAAAGAAAGAGCCATCCCATATGCCAGAACAAATACTACCGCCCCCAccgccgccgccaccaccaccacctcctcctccactcCCCACAGTTATACCTCATCCAGCTGCTCCAACTTCTACTCAAGTAGATGCTACCTTGACTCCAACACAGTCAAGCCCAGCTGTCTCTCAGCCTCTCAGCCCTGACTTCCTGGATCTTAACATTTTGAACAGTGTGTTGCCAGTAGCTATCATGGCTTCAGCACAGCCAACTGCTATACCTTCTGATGAAACAGCTCCTGGGGTAAGTGAGAATGATAAAGACCAGGATGTGTTTTCTGTGTTAGTTCGCCCTCCACCTCCCCTCTCAAGTGTGTTCAgtgaacaagcaaaaaaattggaaaagcgAAATTCATGCCTAGCCACAGCCAATGCTAAAGATTTGTATGACATATTCTACAGTAGTGGTGGAAAGGGGACAACAGAGACTAAACTGAGTAGTGGTTCATTGGCCAATGGGGAAAATCCCAACCTCTTAAAAGTTGGAAATTCAGATACCTCTGCCATTGCTACTTTGAATAGCTGTATATCCCAAGAGAAGTTCACTCCAGATGAAAGTTTGGACTCTGTTCCTTTAGTCAGCAAACATGAAAAATCTGTTAAAAAAACAAcattggtatctttagagaaatggTCAGTTGTAGAACACATAGACTCAAACAGCAAAGAGAGTAGATATAGGTTTCTACAACCTCTGACAAGGTTGTGCCAAAGCAGGCCTTATGAAGCTGTTGCTCAAACGACAGACACTATGGCCATTTGGACTTCTAGCTCACTCGAGAATGATGCTAGTAGGGATGTATCTCCAGAGGTAAAAAATGAGCTTGACGTTGGAGCACCAGGGCCACCAGATACAGAACCAGCCCATCAGCTCTTGGACATTCATTCTCATACCATGGAATCTCAGAAGCTGGTAGAAGCCCACCTTCTGAAATCTGGTGACCAGGAGGAAAAACGCCAGGAGCTCCAGAAATCTAAAGATTATagagaaaatgaggaaaagacaAACACTGTActaaaagaaagaggacaaaggcCTTCTGAGAGGAGTATAGGAGAGGGAACAGGAATTAATATTGGCCCCAATAACACAGCAGACTCTAATTTGAACCATGAGAAAAAATCTGTGTCAGAAAGAGAAGCACAAGTGACTGACAAAAAGGCTGAGCAGTCCAAGACACTAATGACAGGAAGCAAAATTCAAAGTAGTGTAAGAATTGAATTGACTGCACAAACTCTCTCTTCATCACAGGTAAAAATAGATTCATTTCCATCAGAAACTAGATCTTTACTCCAGAACCCACAagttaaagtttttaaaagtctTGCCCCAGAATTACTTCTTCAATCCTCAGCCAAACCACCTATGTGTTTAATAGATCATATAAAAGAAAAGGGAGTTTCAGCTAATAATATAGAATGGTCAGAAAATTCACTTCTAGAACCAGCTTCTAAAATCTCCAGATATAAAAGTCTTAAACTCAAGAAAGAAAGATCAAAAGGTTTTCTGGGTAAAATGATGCTTGAACTGACTGTTtcggaagagaagaggaagaagccaGAAATTTGGGGATGTCCAGAGAAATCAGAAGCAGAAGCCCTGGAACTACAAGGTATCCATCCAGAATTAACAGTGACGGTAGAAGGAAAACCTTTAGAAAACTCTGAAATCACAGACTTAAAAGTGAAAGAACTTGCTGCCCTGAGATATCTGGGGAATGTGGGTATCAATTTTCACAATACTCAAGTAGAAAACACAACACATAAATCCTCAACTTCCCTGTCTCAGAAAATATGTGAAGAAAATTCTCCATCTTATGTAGGACACAATCCTAACACTCTCACTGACTTTGAATCCATCCCATCCTTTTCTGCGTTTCACTCAGACTCTCCTAAAACCCTGGTCCTTAACATTGGAACAGAGGGTGAACAAAACTCATCTaatcccagaaatgggaggatcACCCGTAACATTTTGAAAACTGCACTTCCTATAGAAAATGTTGACCTTGACTTGGGGAGACTGGAAGGAACCCACCAGGCCTTTGATTTGTTAGCAGGAGGAATGATGCccaaggaggaagaaggaacTGAAGCAAAGAAACAAGATTCATTCAGACTGAAATCCCAAACAATGAGTTCTGCTGGCCTTGGACCATCTCCTTGCCTTCCGGACCTTGTTGACTTTGTTACCAGAACATCTGTGGTTCAGAAAGAAAAGATCTGTTCTCTCTCAGAACCAGGTGGCCCTCCTGAATGTAATTCCCCAGAGAATGCATCTGTCAGACAGGTAACAATGCCTCAAGTTGATGACAGCTATTTGAATATGGGAGAATGTCTGGCTTCAATCTCTCCTACGAGACAGCAGGTTGTTAGAAGCAATATGTTCCCTCGTGATACACCTGTTCGAGGAGCTGCAGTTGATGCCATTCAGGACTACGAAGAACCCAGTGTTCATAAATAA